The nucleotide sequence AGACTGGGAGGTCGAATTCGGCCCACATAGGTTCTCATACAAGGACTTGTTTTGCGCAACAGAAGGATTTAGGGACAAAAACCTCCTAGGGACTGGAGGATTCGGAAGGGTATACAAGGGAGTGTTGCCAAGGTCCAACCTGAAGGTAGCTGTGAAGAAAGTATCTCATGATTCAAAACAAGGCATGAAGGAATTCATTGCTGAAGTTGTTAGCATTGGCCGCCTCCAGCACCGTAATCTCGTAAAATTACTTGGGTATTGTCGGCGTAAAGGTGAGCTCCTTTTAGTATATGACTACATGCCCAACAGAAGCCTCGATAAGTATTTGTATGGGGATCAGGTTATGGCCACACTGGATTGGTCTCAAAGGTTTCACATCATTAAGGGTATAGCATGTAGTTTGCTTTATCTCCATGAGGAATGGGAGAAAGTAGTTATTCATCGTGACATCAAGGCAAGCAATGTTCTCCTTGACGATGAGATGAATGGGAGGTTAGGTGATTTTGGTCTTGCAAGATTGTATGACCATGGCGTTGATCCACAAACGACACATGTGGTTGGCACCATAGGCTATCTAGCTCCTGAACTAGCAAGTACAGGCAAGGCCACACCTCTTACAGATGTGTTTGCCTTCGGTGTGTTCATTCTTGAGGTCACATGTGGGCGAAGGCCTGTCAAACATAATGCACAGCATAACCAGATCATGCTCTTTGATTGGGTGTTCCAACATTTGCAGAATGGATCACTCACTGATACAATCGACAATAGGCTCAAAGGGGACTACAGTGTCGATGAGGCATGCTTGGTATTGAAGTTGGGATTGTTATGCTCACACCCATTTGCCAATGCAAGGCCAAGCATGCGGCAAGTCATGCAGTACCTACATGGCGATGTATCACCTCCAGAACTAGCTCCCACCCACCAAAGTTTTGAAGCcttggccttgatgcaagaagATGGGTTCGATCCATACATCATGTCATATCCTTCATCAACTGCAAGCAATGGTACAACATATTCGGCCACTATGTCTCAAGGAAGATGATATATGCATGATACTGTGACTGTTTGTGTATATCTTGCCTGTATACAGTAGGAGAACTAGCTTTGTTTTAGTTACAGTGCCTCCCCATTTAGAGGGACAGGTAAACCGTGATGTAACTTTTTTTTGAACTGGTGATGTAAATTTTTCATCTCCATCCTAACTATGTTCCTATAATATTCAAGGGTGAAATTGGGCAATGCTACGGTACCCCCATTAGCTGCTAGGAGGTAATACTTCAAACTAATCTAGGCCAttaattttttttagatttttaaattaattaattaacctaaaaaaagaaaaaaaattctaaaatccCCTAAATCACGGGAGATACAAGCGCATGTGGCCCCTCCTTGCcgcaatcttttttttttctgcaaCCTTCCTTTTTCTATTCCGGAACTGTGCGTAATTATTTTGTCCTACAAAAATTGCGCATAGATCTAAATATGAATTCGAACAATCCATTTTTAATTCACGTACTCGActaaaaaatatattattatataCATAAAGAACATCAACATCTAACACGCTAAATGAGCCGTGAACTTTGGCGatctaagagcaactccagcagaGATGCTATTCCTAGCTTTGAATCTATTTTAGAATTTTTTGGGCATAAAATAGACTCCAACGGATATTGTATCTTGCATTCCAAAATAACAAATCGGCTATCCCGTGAAATCCGGCTGCCAAAGATAGCCAGCGAACGCCGCTCACCAAACGAGACCTCCCGCGCCGATTTCTGACTACCCGCGTCTGCTAGCTTCTTGCGCGCGTTTTTCTTGCCGCCGGAGGTAATCCTTGGTTCCCGTGGCGCGCTTCTCTCCCTTGTGGGCCTGTCCTGCGCATCATCGATGGCATGGAGTTGGGACTCATCAGGATGGACTGGTGGAGGAAGAATCCGAGCTGCTTGGGCGACGACGAGATGGCAGTCGGAGAGATctgtgctcttgaggtcttgagGAAGACGAATCGGAGAGCAGGAAGAAGTGGTGTGCGGGCGCGGAAATAGAAGAAGCAGTAGCCGCGGCAAGACCTGTTACAACTTTAAACTCTCCCGACGTTGGCGCCGTGCTCCGCAGGCGCCGTGCTCGTTGGCCTGACGGCCTCCATGGGGCTTCGTTTGGACACCTCACCTGCGGCTGCCGGTGGACCTGGACGCCGCCACAGCTCCTGTCTTCATGTCGTTGTCGTCGTCAGAAACTCCTGGAGCTCGATCAGACAACAAACTACCTCAACCAGTGGTAGAACAGGGTGAAGAACAAGGCGTGGCTTGCTGCCTGCTGAACGAAGGAGACAGAGAGCAAGAGAGGAAACGAAGAAGACCAGGGAGCAGCAGGCTGTAGTAGCTTGTTGCCTGCTCAGCCGGCTGCAGATCGCTGTGGCCCTGTCTACACGGTGGCGCAGAACGACGCGAATCCTTGAAGCAGTGGATCGAAAAATGGCGACATGGCAAGTTTCAAATATAGACAAGGTAATTTACCTGAACTGCTGCAGTACCTCTGCTTTTTTAGGAGGTTTCTATTTTAGAGAATAGCTAAATCATGGATTTAGCCATCCATTTTTTGCAacactcttggagttgctctaaaacATGTTACACGCTAACACGTTACATATTTAAGTGTTTTTTATAGGTACATATTTAAGTGTTTATATTATGCTAACTCGATTAAAACTATGTTATATAAAAGGGATAAGCACAAAAAGATTAAGCATGCAAATACATGTATTTTAGCAAGTGACGTACATGCAAACGTATGTGAAAAGAAATAGTTACAAAAAATGTTTaaaaatcatcttagcatgatatgtCACGTTGTCACAAACAAAGGAACATTAGTTTGTTGATTACAATTTAGATCATGCATGAAAGCAAGATCTAATAGGATATGGAATTAGATCTAATTGGAAAATATTTTCCTTCTCCTTCTATTACCTCCTAGAAGGTAATATGTGAAAAAAATCATCTAGATCGACGGCTCACGGTCATTTGGAGGTACCGCAGCAAAGCCCGGTGAAATTAATATTGCCACGTCTTGGTTGAGGTTTTATAGATATATACTATACTCTAGATCCATGGATCACTATCGGATCCAAACCCAGCATCACTATCGCATCTTGCAGAGGGTACATGAGTAGTGATGGGCTTGTCTATTACTACCGGTTCCTAGATCCGCCTGTGATAGGAAAATATCACTGCCGAGTCAAGGCTATCCCGATAGTGAGAGTATGATACTCACTATTGGGTCAATGGCCTCAACTAGATAGTGACCTTTGTTTCCTAATTTTTCTATatgttttattattatttttaaatagATGTTATTATGGTACTCTAATGTTTTGTATTTGATATTACTAATGGATCACAGATCTCATTGCCATCAAGATTATATTATAATTATAGCCAGTTGGAACCTCCATCACATTATACGATAATATATATCGTAGGAAAGCCAAAACGACCTATAAATTTGGATGGATGGAGTATGAACTAAAAATTAGTTCAGGTTTTACTTGAACTGGAACTAAATTTATCCAAACGGACTCTAGAAATTAAGTCACCAGGGGCCCACAATCAAAGACGACAGAAGAATTGCTATATGATGATGACTCGATCGGCTGAAGAAACTAGAACATAACGAAAGCACTGTTTTCATGGAAAATTTGAAGCGACGGTAGTGATGACATGAGATtagataatattttataaaatataagAGAACTTGCAAAAGGGATGTCTACTTTCAAACAAGATTAGGTGAGTATTAAGTTGCATGCACCAACCaattcaacccaaaagcttaagctgatggggagaggtaggcaattcacttatattccaacactCCCCCTCACGTGGAGGCTCCCTCAGGCCTCAGACGTGGAATAGGAGCGAGCAGCAATTATTTTATTTTAATTGCGCTAACCAGGATTCGAACTCGAGACCTCTGGCTTTGATACCATATTAAGTTGCATGCACCAACCaattcaacccaaaagcttaagctgatggggagaggtaggcaattcacttatattccaacagTGAGGATGAAAAGAAATTAAAACTAGACAGAAGACTTTATGTGCGTTGATTACGAACTAGAGGAAATTTCCAGAGGGGCAAAGTTTACATTTACAACAATAAGTCATAGATAGGAGTATTTCGGTTTTTCCCTCGTGGACCTTCCCATCAATAAATAGGACTTTTCAGGTCCGGCTGTAGACTAGTTATGTTCTCTGTCTGGCGTATACAAGGGTAGAATTGAAACTGCTTTAAACGAGTCAAATAATGTGATGAGACTTACGGGCTGTTTGGTTGCCTGCCAGTGCACGCCACGCTGCACTTGTGGCGATGTTGAAGTTGTGGCGCAAAAATGGCCGCCACACTTTGTTATGAGATTACATTCGATTTGCACTGTAAATTTTAGTAGCTGCCTATGCGTATTTATCAACCAAACGGTCACATCGATATCTGTGGCTGCTAGGCTTTGTGGCATGGCGTACCATGACCGGAAACCAAGAGCCCTCTTAGAAGACAAGAGAAATGACTCAGCAAAGAGAGAGAGTCGCATTTCAAACTTTATGTGAGTAGACAACgacgaaaaagagaaagaagtccCACTGGCTAGAGTTTTCAACCACATATATGGTTTTCTGCTATAGACCCACCAATAGGTCTTTTGCAAGCTTGACTAATAAAGTTCTTTTAGGTATCCAAAAGGAACGTGTACGAAACATGCTCACCCGTCACTACTAGGCGTACCGTGACCGGAAACCAAGAACCCTCTTAGAAGACAAGAGAAATGACTTAGCAAAGAGCGAGAGAGTCACATTTCAAACTTGATGTGAGTAGACAACgacgaaaaagagaaagaagtccCACTGTCCAGAGTCTTCAACCACAGTGCAAGCTTGACTAATAAAGTTCTTTTAGGTATCTAAGAAGGAATCTGTGCTAAACACTGAAAAGGTTGGTGGATGCTAAGCCCCCTACCTCTGCCACTGCTAGataggaattttttcaaaaaataaagaCACTGAAAAGGTATTTTCCACAGAGCCAAAGTTTTGAACAAGTCTGGTATATTCACGCTTTCCCTCATAAACTTTTGCCACCAAAAATCACTAATAATACAAAAATGATTTTGAGGGGTGCCCCTTTTTCAGAGGAGGCTCTATAAAAACCTCCTATAAAACTAGTTTTAGAGATGGTCCGCCTTTAGAATCAATTTCCCGAGGTGGTTGGTGTTTCTGGCTGCCTCTAGGCATAGCTTCCATTTTCAAAGGCGGATGGTATTATGGGGCACCTCTCGTACGGTTGGAAAATCCAATGGCCTAAAAATAGTTGCAGTATGAAAAAATATAATTTGTCCAAACAAAATCAAATGAAGATGAACTTTATTCCAAAATTCTAGAGCTCAAAGAGatctgcaactttgtagttgaaattttttattttagatATTTTATGGTCccaaagatatgtttttatttcttggttgtgattcaaaatttgatttttttgaacGATTCCAGATATAGATACACCGTACACTATAGTTGCAGTGCTTGACAAGATCTAAAATTTGTAACTAAAcctctttttcatttgaaatatttTAGTAGgcaaaatattcaatacaagattcATAGAAGTTAATATAAAATGAGTATTCCACACTTAATTACAAGTAACTTTGTGGTGTAATGGTAGGGAAGGCTCATGTAGAATAATAGATTTTGAGCTTGAATGCTGTGGTAAAAAAATGTTATTTTTTAACGTCCGGTCTTTATTTTCTacaaagatttattttttgaGACAGGCTATGTTATCAACCGTCTACAGAAATTCATTTCTAGCTGGAATAGAAACCCATTCGCTTCCGTAGTAGCGAATAGGAACTTTTCAGGTCCCGCTGTACACTTGACTAATGAAGCTCTCTCGTGTATACAAGGGAAAGTGTACGCATGCTCACCACTAGTAGTGAGATGTACTACACACGAGGGTAGAAACTTTTTTAAAGGAGGCAAACAATGACGAGAGACTAAATTAAAAGACAAGAGAAAAGACTTGGTACGGAGAGAGTCTCCTTTCAAACAGCACTACGTATGTGGCTACGAAAATGAAAGACTAGACAGAAGACTTGATGTGCGTATAGACCACGCACTAGAGAAGAAATTTGCTCAAGGCCAGAGTTTTCAACAACAACAGATACGATATGTCGATTTCCAGACTTGACTATTGAAGTTCTTTAGTAAACAAGTAGTGGATG is from Miscanthus floridulus cultivar M001 chromosome 7, ASM1932011v1, whole genome shotgun sequence and encodes:
- the LOC136463227 gene encoding L-type lectin-domain containing receptor kinase SIT2-like encodes the protein MFFLLKLVLLGLNFATSFASDNPKFAYTGFSNTNLELDGTASITGDGLLELTNGMAMSKGHAFFPDPLHFRKSPNSSSVQSFSAFFVFGIISVYNNLSSHGLAMFISPGKNFSAATPVGYLGLFNAQNDGNGTNHVFALELDTYLNSEFQDINNNHIGININGLHSVQSHVAGFYHDKNGTFEFEDLTLCSQEAMQVWVDYDSENTKISCTLAPLNMAKPKTPTVSTSYNLSTVLTDVAYIGFSSSTGKINTRHYVLGWSFGMNGPAPSINTSILPKLPLAHSKSHPPVLEIVLPVVTAVLLVTAGAIIFLSVGRHIRYAELREDWEVEFGPHRFSYKDLFCATEGFRDKNLLGTGGFGRVYKGVLPRSNLKVAVKKVSHDSKQGMKEFIAEVVSIGRLQHRNLVKLLGYCRRKGELLLVYDYMPNRSLDKYLYGDQVMATLDWSQRFHIIKGIACSLLYLHEEWEKVVIHRDIKASNVLLDDEMNGRLGDFGLARLYDHGVDPQTTHVVGTIGYLAPELASTGKATPLTDVFAFGVFILEVTCGRRPVKHNAQHNQIMLFDWVFQHLQNGSLTDTIDNRLKGDYSVDEACLVLKLGLLCSHPFANARPSMRQVMQYLHGDVSPPELAPTHQSFEALALMQEDGFDPYIMSYPSSTASNGTTYSATMSQGR